The DNA window CGCCTGGGCCGGTCCGGCCACCGACCAGGTCAAAGTGTCCGTGGATCGCGTGCTGAAGATCGTCCAGGACCCGGAGCTGAAAAAACCCGCCAACGCGGACAAGCGCCGGACCCAGATTCGCGAGGTCGCCAAGGGCCTCCTCGACTTCGAGGAGATGGCGAAGCGAGCCCTGGGCCGCCACTGGGCCCAGCGGAAGCCCGAGGAGCAGAAGCGCTTCACCGAGCTCTTCACCGATCTGCTGGAGGCCTCCTACGTCGGAAAGATCGAGGCCTACGGCGGGGAAAAGGTCGTCTACCTCCCCGAGCAGGCGGAGGGCGACACGGTGACCGTCCGCTCCAAGGTCGTCACCGAGCGCGGGACCGAGATCCCCATCGACTATCGCCTCCAGAAGCGGGGCGACCGGTGGATGGCCTACGACGTCGTGATCGAGGGGGTGAGCCTCGTCGCGAACTACCGGACCCAGTTCAACAAGATCATCGCGCAGGGCTCCTACGGCGATCTCGTGAAGAAGATGGAGCAGAAGCAGCTCGAGGTCGCCGAAGAGCAGAAGACCCGGAAGGCCGCGCCCAAGACGCAGTGACGGAGGCCACGCGCATGGCTCGAAAGCGCGCACCGAAACGTGCCCGGAAGGCGTCGCCGCGGCGTGCCAAGACGGCGGCCCGGCGACCCCGGAAGACCGCGCGGCCCCGGAAGACCGCGATTCGCGCCAAGACGCCCGCCCGGCGGCGCCGGAAGACCACCGCACGCAGCGCCCAGAAGTCACCGCCGCCGCCCCGGCAGCGCCCCAGCGAGGAAGCCCTCCAGGGCCCACCGCCCGCCGAGGCCACCATGATCCGCAGCGACCGGGAACGCGAGGCCGAGCGCCGGCTGGCCAGCCACACGGAGGCCAGCCCGAAGCTCTCGGGTGGCGACGTCGACGCCGACTGGGAGCGCGCGGCGAGCGTGGGCGAGGAGGCTGTCGGCGGGAGCGTGGCGACGCCCGACCAGAGCGTCGTCGACGACCTCGGCGGTGCCCTGGGAGTGCCGCGGGCGCCCGACGAAGCCTTCCGCACCTCCCAGGAGATCCTCGAGGCGCGCGATCGCCGCCGGTCCCGCCAGGAGGGCTGAGAGCCGCCTCCCGCGCTCCCCGGGACCCTGCTGCCCCGCCCGCGATCAGCGGAATCCTCGACCTCGC is part of the Candidatus Methylomirabilota bacterium genome and encodes:
- a CDS encoding ABC transporter substrate-binding protein codes for the protein MSRTRQGLVTMLVMGVALAAATAWAGPATDQVKVSVDRVLKIVQDPELKKPANADKRRTQIREVAKGLLDFEEMAKRALGRHWAQRKPEEQKRFTELFTDLLEASYVGKIEAYGGEKVVYLPEQAEGDTVTVRSKVVTERGTEIPIDYRLQKRGDRWMAYDVVIEGVSLVANYRTQFNKIIAQGSYGDLVKKMEQKQLEVAEEQKTRKAAPKTQ
- a CDS encoding DUF6335 family protein; amino-acid sequence: MARKRAPKRARKASPRRAKTAARRPRKTARPRKTAIRAKTPARRRRKTTARSAQKSPPPPRQRPSEEALQGPPPAEATMIRSDREREAERRLASHTEASPKLSGGDVDADWERAASVGEEAVGGSVATPDQSVVDDLGGALGVPRAPDEAFRTSQEILEARDRRRSRQEG